A window of Panicum virgatum strain AP13 chromosome 8K, P.virgatum_v5, whole genome shotgun sequence contains these coding sequences:
- the LOC120644064 gene encoding uncharacterized protein LOC120644064, whose translation MLVASGILLLLLLSLSLSLSLSLSLSLSLSLSLDEGSPQRLAATWTNPPCPPVMESSTRAPPGSYASAATGRGSCASKRAIQGGYQPPETPPSRMDPGRDESMEIQMQRHLLALTVMELVRMLCQSNNFCIWSCELLNKAKQ comes from the exons ATGCTCGTCGCATCAgggatcctcctcctcctcctcctctctctctctctctctctctctctctctctctctctctctctctctctctctctctctctcgacgAGGGTTCTCCTCAACGCCTTGCAGCCACATGGACAAATCCTCCATGCCCGCCGGTGATGGAATCATCCACACGCGCACCTCCAGGATCTTACGCGTCCGCCGCCACGGGGAGGGGCTCCTGTGCCTCGAAG CGCGCCATCCAGGGAGGCTACCAGCCGCCGGAGACTCCTCCGAGCAGGATGGATCCAGGGAGGGACGAATCAATGGAGATCCAGATGCAACGTCACCTCCTCGCACTGACGGTGATGGAGCTCGTCCGGATGCTATGTCAG tcCAATAATTTCTGCATTTGGAGCTGTGAACTTCTCAATAAAGCAAAG CAATAG